Within Claveliimonas bilis, the genomic segment CCAACAGTCTCTATACCCAGCATATCTCCCCAGCCTGTTGACTCCTTCAGCACATGAAACAGTTTACTTTGAGGCACAAACGGTTCCAGTGTTCTGGGCGACTCCATCGTAGGCATCTGTATCACAAATCCCTCATCGTAAAGATAGAGCGCAAAATATTTCAGATATCCCGCACTTGGCACCATATATCCATAATAGTAGTCTTCAAATTCATTCATACTGTAAATATTGACCCTGGACACACGGCGGTAGGCAAAAAGCCGCTCTTTATCGTACATACCGTGCTTGCGGAAAAGCTCAATGGCTTCATCTGTATGAACCGTCCGTTTACGAATGGGCATATCTTCTGCCACCATCTCATTCATCCGGTCTGTGACACGCTGCAAAAATTCTCTGTCCAGAGTCACTTTCCCCTCAATGGTACAGTAATATCCCTGGCTTACTGAATAGTGGATCCTCACCTTGTCTACCAGACGGTGCTCTGTCACGTCATAGATTGCCTTGACAAGCATAAAACACATGCTTCTTTTGTATGTCTTATGTCCGATCTCATCCCCGGTAGTGACAAATTTAATCTCTGTATCGCACTGCAACGTTTTATGCAGCTCCTGAAGTTTCCCATTGGCAAACACAAGGACAATGTCGTTTTTATAATCTTTCTGAAAATCGCGGACAATCTCTCCGTAACTTGTTCCTGCCGGATATTCTCTTAAATTTCCCGATGTCTTAACCTGATATGTTTTTTCTTCCATATATTTAAGTCCCTCTTCTATACAATCTGGAAGGGATGGCAGACCGGAGCGGCTGCTGCCTCTATGCCAGGCAGCTTTTCCTCCAGATATATTCTGACATCCTCAATAAAAATATGTTCGATTCCATAATGTCCTGCATCAATGACAGCAAGCCCCTGGGCAACCGCATCAATTCCTGTATGATGGTCAATATCACCGGTGATCAGCACATCTGCCTTTTTATCAAGAGCCGCTTTTATCATACTCTTCCCGGCTCCGGGGGAGATGGCCGGCCTTTTGATCTTTTGATCCGTGTCCCCGAACACCTTCACGGCACCCAGATGGAATTTATCCTTTACAAGCCAGCAAAGCTCTTTCAGAGTCATGGGCGTTTTCAGGTCAGCTACTCTTCCGATCCCTTCATCCCTTTCTTCCCGGGATGTCACTTCCAGGACTTCTGTCTCTCCGAAATCCATCTTCCTGCCGGAAAGCTCTGCCATTCCAAGCACATCATAGTTTGTGTGCATAGCATAATAGGAGATATCATTCTGGATCAATTTTAAAATTCTGGCTCCGACAAAGTCAAGATTATTGATCCTTTTTAATCCTGTAAAGATCATGGGATGGTGAGTGATAAGCATATCCGCTCTCCAGTCTGCTGCCTGTTCGATCACATCATCTGTAGCATCCAGCGCCACATAAATGCGCCGCACTTCTTTGTCATCTCTTCCCACAAGCAATCCCACATTATCCCAGTCCATTGCATAGCTTCGCGGATAAGCCGCTTCAATCACATCGATAACTTCTTTGCACAACATCTTTTCCCAGCTCCTTTACTTTTCGTATCTTTGCAGTGCTCTTTCTATTATTTTCAGCTCATGTTCCAGCTCTTTCTCCCGGATCCTCGCCCTCTCATTTTCCACTTTCTTTAACTCCCCAAGGATCCCTTCCCGGATCTGTCTCTCACGAAAGAGATACTTCTTAAGAACCGGATGCTTTCTTTTCAAAAGTTCCCTTCCATAAAGAAGTTCCTCTTCTTCATAGGGTTTCTCTTCCTTCCCATGAACCGCTTTCATCATGGGATAATATTTTCCGTCCTCTTCCACCATATCCTCACAAACAATCCGGTAGCCGCTCTCCTCCAGATAAAACCGGACTTTTGAGATTTCTGACTGCGGCTGCAAAATAAACTCCCGGATCTTAGCAGTCACGGAAGGATCCTTTTCCATAATGTGTATGACAAGACCTCCTCCCATTCCCGCTGCGATCATTGTATGTACTTCTCCCGGCTTTAATGCTGAAAGTCCGTCTGAAAGCCTTGTCTCAATCTTTTCCTCCAGGCCATATTCCCGGATATGCTCCTTTGCCCGCTCGAGAGGACCGGAATTGATATCCATGGCGATCCATTTTCCCTCTTTGCATTTCCGGGCCAGGTAGATCGGAATATAACCGTGATCCGTGCCAATATCTGCAACAGAGGCGCCCTCTGTCACAAGACCTGCCACGGCAGACAGTCTTTTTGATAGTTCCATAGGCGCCTCTTCCTTAATCCAGATAATCTCTTAATTTTCTGCTGCGGCTTGGATGGCGCAGCTTTCTGAGCGCTTTAGCCTCAATCTGGCGGATACGCTCTCTTGTAACATCAAATTCTTTGCCTACCTCCTCCAGAGTGCGGGCACGGCCATCGTTCATACCGAACCGGAGCCTCAATACCTTCTGCTCCCTCTCTGTCAGGGTGTCAAGCACCTCATCCAGCTGTTCTTTCAGAAGCGTTGCCGCTGCTGCCTCTGCCGGAACCGGCACATTGTCGTCCTGTATGAAGTCGCCAAGATGGCTGTCCTCTTCTTCTCCGATCGGAGTCTCCAAAGACACCGGCTCCTGGGAAATCTTCAGAATTTCCCGCACACGCTCCACCGGCATGTCCAACTCTTCGGCAATTTCCTCCGGCGTGGGTTCACGCCCCAGTTCCTGCAGCAATTGTCTGGACACACGGATCAATTTATTGATGGTCTCTACCATATGAACCGGAATACGGATCGTTCTTGCCTGGTCGGCAATAGCCCTTGTAATCGCCTGGCGGATCCACCATGTAGCATAGGTGCTGAATTTAAAGCCCTTCTCATAATCAAATTTTTCTACGGCCTTGATCAGTCCTAAGTTGCCTTCCT encodes:
- a CDS encoding Nif3-like dinuclear metal center hexameric protein; the protein is MLCKEVIDVIEAAYPRSYAMDWDNVGLLVGRDDKEVRRIYVALDATDDVIEQAADWRADMLITHHPMIFTGLKRINNLDFVGARILKLIQNDISYYAMHTNYDVLGMAELSGRKMDFGETEVLEVTSREERDEGIGRVADLKTPMTLKELCWLVKDKFHLGAVKVFGDTDQKIKRPAISPGAGKSMIKAALDKKADVLITGDIDHHTGIDAVAQGLAVIDAGHYGIEHIFIEDVRIYLEEKLPGIEAAAAPVCHPFQIV
- a CDS encoding tRNA (adenine(22)-N(1))-methyltransferase, which gives rise to MELSKRLSAVAGLVTEGASVADIGTDHGYIPIYLARKCKEGKWIAMDINSGPLERAKEHIREYGLEEKIETRLSDGLSALKPGEVHTMIAAGMGGGLVIHIMEKDPSVTAKIREFILQPQSEISKVRFYLEESGYRIVCEDMVEEDGKYYPMMKAVHGKEEKPYEEEELLYGRELLKRKHPVLKKYLFRERQIREGILGELKKVENERARIREKELEHELKIIERALQRYEK
- the rpoD gene encoding RNA polymerase sigma factor RpoD, whose product is MEENIVKFEEKLKDLLALGKKKKSILEIQEINDFFSDMELNSEQMEKVFDYLEANNIDVLRISADDDADDDVEIMLSDEDEVDIEKIDLSVPDGISIEDPVRMYLKEIGKVPLLSAEEEVELAKRMAEGDEDAKKRLAEANLRLVVSIAKRYVGRGMLFLDLIQEGNLGLIKAVEKFDYEKGFKFSTYATWWIRQAITRAIADQARTIRIPVHMVETINKLIRVSRQLLQELGREPTPEEIAEELDMPVERVREILKISQEPVSLETPIGEEEDSHLGDFIQDDNVPVPAEAAAATLLKEQLDEVLDTLTEREQKVLRLRFGMNDGRARTLEEVGKEFDVTRERIRQIEAKALRKLRHPSRSRKLRDYLD